Proteins co-encoded in one Myotis daubentonii chromosome 8, mMyoDau2.1, whole genome shotgun sequence genomic window:
- the CRNKL1 gene encoding crooked neck-like protein 1 isoform X1 — MAASTAAGKQRIPKVAKVKNKAPAEVQITAEQLLREAKERELELLPPPPQQKITDEEELNDYKLRKRKTFEDNIRKNRTVISNWIKYAQWEESLKEIQRARSIYERALDVDYRNITLWLKYAEMEMKNRQVNHARNIWDRAITTLPRVNQFWYKYTYMEEMLGNVAGARQVFERWMEWQPEEQAWHSYINFELRYKEVDRARTIYERFVLVHPDVKNWIKYARFEEKHGYFAHARKVYERAVEFFGDEHMDERLYVAFAKFEENQKEFERVRVIYKYALDRISKQEAQELFKNYTIFEKKFGDRRGIEDIIVSKRRFQYEEEVKANPHNYDAWFDYLRLVESDAEAETVREVYERAIANVPPIQEKRHWKRYIYLWVNYALYEELEAKDPERTRQVYQASLELIPHKKFTFAKMWLLYAQFEIRQKNLPFARRALGTSIGKCPKNKLFKGYIELELQLREFDRCRKLYEKFLEFGPENCTSWIKFAELETILGDIERARAIYELAISQPRLDMPEVLWKSYIDFEIEQEETERTRNLYRRLLQRTQHVKVWISFAQFELSSGKEGSLPKCRQIYEEANKTMRNCEEKEERLMLLESWRSFEDEFGTTSDKERVDKLMPEKVKKRRKVQADDGSDAGWEEYYDYIFPEDAANQPNLKLLAMAKLWKKQQQEKEAAEQDPDKDIDESES, encoded by the exons ATGGCGGCCTCCACCGCGGCCGGGAAGCAGAGAATTCCCAAAGTGGCCAAG GTGAAAAACAAAGCCCCAGCTGAGGTACAGATCACTGCGGAACAGCTTTTAAGAGAAGCTAAAGAAAGAGAACTTGagcttcttccacctccacctcaaCAGAAGATCACAGATGAAGAAGAGTTAAATGATTACAAACTAAGGAAAAGGAAG ACTTTTGAAGATAACATAAGAAAAAACAGGACTGTGATTAGTAACTGGATAAAATACGCACAATGGGAAGAGAGTCTAAAGGAGATTCAAAG GGCTCGATCCATATACGAACGTGCTTTAGATGTGGACTATCGAAATATTACACTCTGGCTGAAATATGcggaaatggaaatgaagaatCGCCAGGTCAACCATGCCCGAAATATCTGGGACCGGGCCATAACAACTCTGCCCCGAGTCAACCAGTTCTG GTACAAATACACATACATGGAGGAGATGCTGGGAAATGTGGCTGGTGCCCGGCAGGTGTTTGAGCGCTGGATGGAATGGCAGCCTGAGGAGCAAGCCTGGCACTCCTACATCAACTTTGAGCTGCGATACAAAGAAGTGGATCGAGCCCGCACCATTTATGAGAGAT TTGTACTTGTGCACCCTGATGTTAAGAACTGGATCAAGTATGCCCGCTTTGAGGAAAAACATGGTTATTTTGCCCATGCACGAAAAGTGTACGAGAGAGCTGTGGAATTCTTTGGAGATGAACATATGGATGAACGCCTTTATGTTGCCTTTGCCAAATTTGAAGAAAATCAGAAAGAA TTTGAAAGGGTACGAGTGATATACAAGTATGCCCTGGATAGAATTTCAAAACAAGAGGCCCAAgagctctttaaaaattataccatCTTTGAGAAGAAGTTTGGTGATAGGCGGGGTATTGAAGACATCATTGTGAGCAAACGGAGATTCCAATATGAAGAAGAAGTGAAG GCTAATCCACACAATTATGATGCCTGGTTTGATTACCTGCGCTTGGTGGAAAGTGATGCAGAAGCAGAAACTGTACGAGAAGTCTATGAAAGAGCTATTGCCAACGTCCCACCCATTCAGGAGAAGAGACATTGGAAGCGTTACATCTATCTTTGGGTCAACTATGCCCTCTATGAAGAACTGGAGGCAAAG GATCCTGAAAGGACAAGACAGGTGTATCAAGCCTCTTTGGAACTAATTCCTCATAAAAAG TTCACATTTGCCAAAATGTGGCTACTGTATGCACAATttgaaataagacagaaaaatttACCATTTGCCCGAAGAGCTTTG GGGACTTCCATAGGCAAATGTCCAAAGAACAAGTTATTTAAAGGTTACATAGAATTGGAGCTACAGCTTCGAGAATTTGACAGATGCCGGAAGCTTTATGAAAAGTTCCTGGAATTTGGACCTGAAAATTGTACCTCTTGGATTAAATTTGCAGAATTGGAAACAATCCTTGGCGATATTGAGAGAGCCCGAGCAATCTACGAGTTAGCCATCAGCCAGCCACGTTTAGACATGCCAGAG GTGCTCTGGAAATCATACATTGATTTTGAAATTGAGCAGGAAGAAACTGAAAGAACACGCAATCTTTACCGACGATTGCTTCAACGGACACAACATGTCAAG GTATGGATCAGTTTTGCACAGTTTGAGTTGTCTTCAGGGAAAGAAGGAAGTTTGCCTAAATGCAGACAAATTTATGAAGAGGCTAACAAAACCATGCGAAACTgtgaggaaaaagaagagagacttATGTTGCTGGAATCTTGGAGAAGCTTTGAAGATGAATTTGGAACTACGTCAGATAAGGAAAGAGTAGACAAACTCATGCCAGAGAAAgtcaaaaagagaagaaaggtcCAGGCTGATGATGGG TCTGATGCAGGCTGGGAAGAATACTATGATTACATCTTTCCGGAAGATGCTGCCAACCAACCCAATCTCAAGCTCCTGGCCATGGCCAAACTTTGGAAGAAACAGCAACAGGAA
- the CRNKL1 gene encoding crooked neck-like protein 1 isoform X2, translated as MAASTAAGKQRIPKVAKVKNKAPAEVQITAEQLLREAKERELELLPPPPQQKITDEEELNDYKLRKRKTFEDNIRKNRTVISNWIKYAQWEESLKEIQRARSIYERALDVDYRNITLWLKYAEMEMKNRQVNHARNIWDRAITTLPRVNQFWYKYTYMEEMLGNVAGARQVFERWMEWQPEEQAWHSYINFELRYKEVDRARTIYERFVLVHPDVKNWIKYARFEEKHGYFAHARKVYERAVEFFGDEHMDERLYVAFAKFEENQKEFERVRVIYKYALDRISKQEAQELFKNYTIFEKKFGDRRGIEDIIVSKRRFQYEEEVKANPHNYDAWFDYLRLVESDAEAETVREVYERAIANVPPIQEKRHWKRYIYLWVNYALYEELEAKDPERTRQVYQASLELIPHKKGTSIGKCPKNKLFKGYIELELQLREFDRCRKLYEKFLEFGPENCTSWIKFAELETILGDIERARAIYELAISQPRLDMPEVLWKSYIDFEIEQEETERTRNLYRRLLQRTQHVKVWISFAQFELSSGKEGSLPKCRQIYEEANKTMRNCEEKEERLMLLESWRSFEDEFGTTSDKERVDKLMPEKVKKRRKVQADDGSDAGWEEYYDYIFPEDAANQPNLKLLAMAKLWKKQQQEKEAAEQDPDKDIDESES; from the exons ATGGCGGCCTCCACCGCGGCCGGGAAGCAGAGAATTCCCAAAGTGGCCAAG GTGAAAAACAAAGCCCCAGCTGAGGTACAGATCACTGCGGAACAGCTTTTAAGAGAAGCTAAAGAAAGAGAACTTGagcttcttccacctccacctcaaCAGAAGATCACAGATGAAGAAGAGTTAAATGATTACAAACTAAGGAAAAGGAAG ACTTTTGAAGATAACATAAGAAAAAACAGGACTGTGATTAGTAACTGGATAAAATACGCACAATGGGAAGAGAGTCTAAAGGAGATTCAAAG GGCTCGATCCATATACGAACGTGCTTTAGATGTGGACTATCGAAATATTACACTCTGGCTGAAATATGcggaaatggaaatgaagaatCGCCAGGTCAACCATGCCCGAAATATCTGGGACCGGGCCATAACAACTCTGCCCCGAGTCAACCAGTTCTG GTACAAATACACATACATGGAGGAGATGCTGGGAAATGTGGCTGGTGCCCGGCAGGTGTTTGAGCGCTGGATGGAATGGCAGCCTGAGGAGCAAGCCTGGCACTCCTACATCAACTTTGAGCTGCGATACAAAGAAGTGGATCGAGCCCGCACCATTTATGAGAGAT TTGTACTTGTGCACCCTGATGTTAAGAACTGGATCAAGTATGCCCGCTTTGAGGAAAAACATGGTTATTTTGCCCATGCACGAAAAGTGTACGAGAGAGCTGTGGAATTCTTTGGAGATGAACATATGGATGAACGCCTTTATGTTGCCTTTGCCAAATTTGAAGAAAATCAGAAAGAA TTTGAAAGGGTACGAGTGATATACAAGTATGCCCTGGATAGAATTTCAAAACAAGAGGCCCAAgagctctttaaaaattataccatCTTTGAGAAGAAGTTTGGTGATAGGCGGGGTATTGAAGACATCATTGTGAGCAAACGGAGATTCCAATATGAAGAAGAAGTGAAG GCTAATCCACACAATTATGATGCCTGGTTTGATTACCTGCGCTTGGTGGAAAGTGATGCAGAAGCAGAAACTGTACGAGAAGTCTATGAAAGAGCTATTGCCAACGTCCCACCCATTCAGGAGAAGAGACATTGGAAGCGTTACATCTATCTTTGGGTCAACTATGCCCTCTATGAAGAACTGGAGGCAAAG GATCCTGAAAGGACAAGACAGGTGTATCAAGCCTCTTTGGAACTAATTCCTCATAAAAAG GGGACTTCCATAGGCAAATGTCCAAAGAACAAGTTATTTAAAGGTTACATAGAATTGGAGCTACAGCTTCGAGAATTTGACAGATGCCGGAAGCTTTATGAAAAGTTCCTGGAATTTGGACCTGAAAATTGTACCTCTTGGATTAAATTTGCAGAATTGGAAACAATCCTTGGCGATATTGAGAGAGCCCGAGCAATCTACGAGTTAGCCATCAGCCAGCCACGTTTAGACATGCCAGAG GTGCTCTGGAAATCATACATTGATTTTGAAATTGAGCAGGAAGAAACTGAAAGAACACGCAATCTTTACCGACGATTGCTTCAACGGACACAACATGTCAAG GTATGGATCAGTTTTGCACAGTTTGAGTTGTCTTCAGGGAAAGAAGGAAGTTTGCCTAAATGCAGACAAATTTATGAAGAGGCTAACAAAACCATGCGAAACTgtgaggaaaaagaagagagacttATGTTGCTGGAATCTTGGAGAAGCTTTGAAGATGAATTTGGAACTACGTCAGATAAGGAAAGAGTAGACAAACTCATGCCAGAGAAAgtcaaaaagagaagaaaggtcCAGGCTGATGATGGG TCTGATGCAGGCTGGGAAGAATACTATGATTACATCTTTCCGGAAGATGCTGCCAACCAACCCAATCTCAAGCTCCTGGCCATGGCCAAACTTTGGAAGAAACAGCAACAGGAA
- the CRNKL1 gene encoding crooked neck-like protein 1 isoform X3, which produces MAASTAAGKQRIPKVAKVKNKAPAEVQITAEQLLREAKERELELLPPPPQQKITDEEELNDYKLRKRKTFEDNIRKNRTVISNWIKYAQWEESLKEIQRARSIYERALDVDYRNITLWLKYAEMEMKNRQVNHARNIWDRAITTLPRVNQFWYKYTYMEEMLGNVAGARQVFERWMEWQPEEQAWHSYINFELRYKEVDRARTIYERFVLVHPDVKNWIKYARFEEKHGYFAHARKVYERAVEFFGDEHMDERLYVAFAKFEENQKEFERVRVIYKYALDRISKQEAQELFKNYTIFEKKFGDRRGIEDIIVSKRRFQYEEEVKANPHNYDAWFDYLRLVESDAEAETVREVYERAIANVPPIQEKRHWKRYIYLWVNYALYEELEAKDPERTRQVYQASLELIPHKKVLWKSYIDFEIEQEETERTRNLYRRLLQRTQHVKVWISFAQFELSSGKEGSLPKCRQIYEEANKTMRNCEEKEERLMLLESWRSFEDEFGTTSDKERVDKLMPEKVKKRRKVQADDGSDAGWEEYYDYIFPEDAANQPNLKLLAMAKLWKKQQQEKEAAEQDPDKDIDESES; this is translated from the exons ATGGCGGCCTCCACCGCGGCCGGGAAGCAGAGAATTCCCAAAGTGGCCAAG GTGAAAAACAAAGCCCCAGCTGAGGTACAGATCACTGCGGAACAGCTTTTAAGAGAAGCTAAAGAAAGAGAACTTGagcttcttccacctccacctcaaCAGAAGATCACAGATGAAGAAGAGTTAAATGATTACAAACTAAGGAAAAGGAAG ACTTTTGAAGATAACATAAGAAAAAACAGGACTGTGATTAGTAACTGGATAAAATACGCACAATGGGAAGAGAGTCTAAAGGAGATTCAAAG GGCTCGATCCATATACGAACGTGCTTTAGATGTGGACTATCGAAATATTACACTCTGGCTGAAATATGcggaaatggaaatgaagaatCGCCAGGTCAACCATGCCCGAAATATCTGGGACCGGGCCATAACAACTCTGCCCCGAGTCAACCAGTTCTG GTACAAATACACATACATGGAGGAGATGCTGGGAAATGTGGCTGGTGCCCGGCAGGTGTTTGAGCGCTGGATGGAATGGCAGCCTGAGGAGCAAGCCTGGCACTCCTACATCAACTTTGAGCTGCGATACAAAGAAGTGGATCGAGCCCGCACCATTTATGAGAGAT TTGTACTTGTGCACCCTGATGTTAAGAACTGGATCAAGTATGCCCGCTTTGAGGAAAAACATGGTTATTTTGCCCATGCACGAAAAGTGTACGAGAGAGCTGTGGAATTCTTTGGAGATGAACATATGGATGAACGCCTTTATGTTGCCTTTGCCAAATTTGAAGAAAATCAGAAAGAA TTTGAAAGGGTACGAGTGATATACAAGTATGCCCTGGATAGAATTTCAAAACAAGAGGCCCAAgagctctttaaaaattataccatCTTTGAGAAGAAGTTTGGTGATAGGCGGGGTATTGAAGACATCATTGTGAGCAAACGGAGATTCCAATATGAAGAAGAAGTGAAG GCTAATCCACACAATTATGATGCCTGGTTTGATTACCTGCGCTTGGTGGAAAGTGATGCAGAAGCAGAAACTGTACGAGAAGTCTATGAAAGAGCTATTGCCAACGTCCCACCCATTCAGGAGAAGAGACATTGGAAGCGTTACATCTATCTTTGGGTCAACTATGCCCTCTATGAAGAACTGGAGGCAAAG GATCCTGAAAGGACAAGACAGGTGTATCAAGCCTCTTTGGAACTAATTCCTCATAAAAAG GTGCTCTGGAAATCATACATTGATTTTGAAATTGAGCAGGAAGAAACTGAAAGAACACGCAATCTTTACCGACGATTGCTTCAACGGACACAACATGTCAAG GTATGGATCAGTTTTGCACAGTTTGAGTTGTCTTCAGGGAAAGAAGGAAGTTTGCCTAAATGCAGACAAATTTATGAAGAGGCTAACAAAACCATGCGAAACTgtgaggaaaaagaagagagacttATGTTGCTGGAATCTTGGAGAAGCTTTGAAGATGAATTTGGAACTACGTCAGATAAGGAAAGAGTAGACAAACTCATGCCAGAGAAAgtcaaaaagagaagaaaggtcCAGGCTGATGATGGG TCTGATGCAGGCTGGGAAGAATACTATGATTACATCTTTCCGGAAGATGCTGCCAACCAACCCAATCTCAAGCTCCTGGCCATGGCCAAACTTTGGAAGAAACAGCAACAGGAA